The DNA sequence GTCTCAGCACACGCTTTCTTCATTACTTCTCGATCCCTGAATGACTTCTTGTGTCGAGCCAGGGCGTGACTCCCACGGAACGATGCGACGATTGCCGCGTTCCCTCTTTTCTTTTACGGGAAAGTCCACATCAGATATTTTGGAGCAGTTTGGAAATGTTCTATGTTTCCCTTTTTCGCGTACACGctagcattgcagatttgaatgcAAAAGTACAGACACATAAAATAATCATGCTCCCATTCCTCGTGTTAACGGTAAGTTTTCGGTCTCTTTGCTTCCTCATTTTCTCTCAAACACTACAACTATCAAGTAGGCAATCAAACTTATCGAACTGTCGGCGAATTTGTCACGGCCAGTCTGCTTCGCTCCAAGATGCACTGTGGGGTTCGTGCGGCAATAACCAAGAGACCGTTCTTGGTAGCGAACACAACACTGTTGACGGAGCTCCTGTAGCCTCCCCACATTGTCAGCCAGCACTCAGGGAAGAGACTTTTACAACCCATTTGACaagggttaaacacacacaaggccagtaaaatgtatgacattacaTGCACAGATCTGAATGATTTTTTAGGCTATCGAAAAAAGTAGTCAAATAGCCCATTTAGTTTTTGTCAAACATTCCTGCGATCGACTGGCAAGCACACCCGAGATCGATCGCGGTCGACTGGTTGGGCAGCCCTGCTACAAAGGCTCTGACAAGAGCATTTCCACAGCCCTTTTGCTGTACCTACTGATCTGTAAGTCTGATTATATTTTCGATATGGTGTCACAAACTGCTCTGCGATAGGGCTATTGCAAAATTTTAACGGGATGATAAAACCCCTGAACAACCAACCCTTCAACGTCTTCCCTTCAAACAAACCGTGTGCAGGCTCAGGGTCAAAGGTCATTAGCAGAGGTTTACAAAGGGCCACCCTACctccaacaaaataaaaacgagATGCAAGTCAAGTGACACAAAGACTCAAAGTGCAGAAATAAGACCTAAGCATTTAAGCCACAATTACACACTACCCCGTTTCCGCAACATCTTTGAAGTGTTCAAGCTCTCCGGCTGCAAGGCGTGCTGGGTTTTAATGCAAAACGTGctgcaagataaaaaaaaaaacaaacaggctgTTTGACGAGAAAAAAAGCCTTGGATAGCACAGTGCCAAGGAATGCCCCTCTCAAGGCACGGCAAAATGCAGAGAAGGACAGCGAGATATTAGTGCTGCTGGCTTGTGTTACACCCTGGCTCCTATGTGATTTGGGCTCTTGTAATCTTATCAAAGTTCCGCAACTTTTTTTCAGCAAAGTCCACTGTTGAGAGCATTTTATAATAGAGCACAACTGCCACTTTTTATAAAGATGCACGACATTTGTAGCACGTAATTTTTTTTGATGGAGCTAATGagattaaattgaattttagTCCTCGAAGCCCAAAATGTTTTGCAGTGACTGTCAGGCTCTGGGGCGTGGGGACACTAGTATCACGTCCGTCCATCTGCTGAGTTACAGAAAGCCGCTCTTCGCAGATCAGAGATTACAGCCCGGACAGGACGCTCACACAAGCACAGTCGCAATTTAGGAACGGCCATTAACCCGGACAGCACTCCTTTGACATGCCGAGTCCGTACGGAAGGAACCCAAGTTCAGAATCGGCTCTGAACACTGCGAGGCAGTAACTGCAACGCCGCTGTCCCGCCCTTTCCTCCAGGCGATGACTGCCAATATAAAAAGTGTCTCATGTGACTCAGCGAGAAACAATTAAGGACAGCTGATACAGGAAGTCTCATACATGGTTTACGTTATGACAGTTGAATGGCCTAATTAAAAAATTCATGTAGCTCGGAGGCAGAAactgtcttttattttgttccagTTTGTATTGTTTTGAAACGCAAGCAATGGAAAGAGCTAGTGTGTGTGACAAAGAAGATGCTGCAGATGCACAGATTGTAACCATCAAAGTCTCTCCTTTTTCGACATGAATCATCAACTAAAATGATGCCCCCTTCCTAAAAATGGAAATTATCAGACAAAGTGTTCTGTCAGTttgcatactgtagctctgctgAGTGCCTGACAGTCTGGTTCAATGATCTAAAGCTGTTCCACGCTTTGCCCTGAAGGCCTGTGTTGAGTGGTTTGGAAGGGAGGTACCAAAAGTATACTCTTCCTGCAACAAGAGGAGGCTGTTTTTGAAAGAAAGAGGTAAAAGCGAGGGGCACAGTAAACGTTATCTGCGGCCAGACTCCTGGCTCCTTCcgttagcaaaaaaaaacacccctcCATATCTCCTGAATGTAATTGTCattaataaaactgcaaaacctGACCCACAGCAGTCCTAGAGGTAATATACCACAAAAAACCTCCAGCAATCCAGCCATATTAATTAACCGATTCAGAATTTTATTAACCTCAGCGTTTGTGAGGTTGTGAAGCCGGTGAGGTCACGGCCCCGGACAGAGAGGGGGCTGCGAGGGGGCGAGGGGCAGAGGAAGAGCTCAGTCTTTCCACGCCGGGGAGCAGCTCCCGGGAAATGGAGTCTGAGGACACGCGTGACAGCTGGCTCCCGTGTGAGCACAGAccgtggggggggtggggggtggggggcaataaaagaacagtaaacatgagaatgtgtgatcctagctgcagaataattttggtttcggtggtctttctgatgtatgagttcggaaaaccgtctttgagaacacagacggagagattagtgtggtcgtggccgtcagaggtgaaatgagaaacaatgggcttggagagatctttaatcttcacagccctgacgtgttctctgaagcggtctccgagtctccttcctgtttctccaatgtagatggctgggcatttactgcaagagatacagtgaataaggttgctggaggtacaagatgctgtctgggtgatccggaattgtcctgagggacCTTCAATGAgtggtggatgtgtacttgcaggtgatacagcgagctctgttgcaaggtgcctggtgtggatggttgttgagggcggtcaagggagctgtgaacaaggaggttacgtagattaggtggtcggcgaaatgagatgatagggcgatcagaaaagagggccctaATGGAGGGATCATAccgtaggatggaaaagttctggttaatggtcctggggataggaagtgtgttagggtggtaaggaagcaccaaaggaatgcggttgttacggcgggagttcctgatcgggttgatggtccgggaggtgtttttggctcgggcaagggccctgtcaagcacactgctggggtatcctctgttgatgaaaaatgagtacatttcgagggcttggttcttgaagtcgatgtcgtcgctgcataattgTCGTCGCccaaggaactgtgaaaaaagaagagagtttttagtgtggttggggtgaaacgAGCTGTACAGGaagtagctgtgtgaatccgtgggtttgtaataaactgaagtggacagtcgggggtagttgatggagaagttgatgtctagaaacggaagagtagtggaagatatgttaaccgtatatttgagggacgggtggaagttggtgaaatggtgcaggaaaaattcaagctgatcgttggagcatgtggcggcaccgacgcagtcatccatatatcgtttgtagaggtcagggacatagccagtgtaggaagggaagaagcgttcttctacccagccaacaaaAACATTGGCATatctgggtcccattctggtgcccatggcaactccactgacctgttggtaaaaaagattgtggaaagagaatgcgttcagtgtgaggaccaattctgcaaggcgtaccagggtgtgggtgggtggatcaagcactgtgcgtttgtccagcgtgtgcctgagggctgtaaggccatcATTatgggaatgacggtgtacagagatgtgatgtccatggtaaaaatgtagcattcagtaccctgaaattggaaatcattaaaaagttgaagcgcgtggttggtgtctttgatgtatgagggaagatcttcaaccagatCAAccaagatctctccaagcccattgtttctcatttcacctctgacggccacaacCACTcaaatctctccgtctgtgttctcaaagacgattttccgaactcatacatcagaaagaccaccgaaaccaaaattattctgcagctaggatcacacattctcccttctcttaacgacagactactgttcttttacattttctccattcattggacgtttcatttcacacctctctgcacccattctgacttcacacctcttgattggcctctctttctgtcccctgctcccgcctctcactcctcctccctcccaacctttgttctcccgctactttacctttgcctactgccctgtctctctcacacctgaagaaggctccacggccgaaacgttgtgttctctttcttctttttttcggcatggaataaacctattacttgttcctttgcagcctaagcatgctgatgcagctacccaccgtAAAAATGATTTGGTCATTTCAATTCCAAGGCGCAAACGCAGAGCTGCTTTGTACCAGACGTGTCTGGCCTGCTTGATTTCCTGGAAGCAGCTGGATTATGAAGCAGGAACGAATAAAATGATAATACATTTAAGCAGCAggtttttaagaaaaatgtgtttgaaaaTGTCACATTCTACTTCCTAAGAGCCCATTTCCTGTAAAACTTACCGACAACTTTTTCCAAGCCTCCCTCGGCGCCCCCTGGTGGTTGGTAAAAGTATTGGACCAGTTTACTCTAGACTGAGGAAACGGCGGTGAGCACAATCTACAGGCTGAATCCCACCGAAAAGCCTTGCAGGAAGAAAAACaagctttttaaataatattaaatcatCATAATCACCTTTCATTTATAAAGCAAGTTTCCAAATCTGAGGTACATAGAGATAAAGAAAGAATAAGACAATAAATAAAAGGtaacagagaaaataaacaagaaagCAGAGGATAAACTGTAGGGCAATCAGACAAACTTGAGTTTtgagcttagaggtgaaaagtCACAGAATTTCTCCCGAAGGGTCAGAGGAAGGGCATTCTGTAAGGGGCGGTGACAGAGCAGACACGGTCACCCAAGCTCTCAGATTTAGTCCCAGAGAAGAGCCAACCGGTGGGAGAGTAAACATGGAGGAGTTCAGAGATGTGTGATGGAGCCAGATTATTAAGAGCCTTGAAAGGCAGTAGCAAGATCCTGCACTGAATATGTGAATGTATAGGCAACCAATGTAGAGACTGAAGCGTAGGAGTGATATGCTGCCAGGACCTGGTGTGCGTCAGTCGTCTAGCTGCAGAGATTTGAACATATGGCAACTTACTTAGGGAGCCTATAGAGCAAAGAGCTGCAGAAATGAAGCCTTGGTGTTATTAATGCACGAATCGCACACTGAGCATTGAATAATGACAGAAGTTGGTATTGAAATTGAGAAGTTGTGTTCATCTAATTTTTTTCATGTAGGGCTCCAAAGACAGGAGGGGATCAGTGTGACTCCCAGATTCCTGACTATGGCTGATGTGTGAATGGGGAAGTCCACAACTGTGAATCTCACCAACTTTCCAGCTGACATTTGACATTCAGGTAATGCGAGGTCAACCAGAGCTTAATATCACACAGAAGAGACATAGGTGATGGAGGTGGGACATCAGAGGGAAAAGAGGTTTTAACATAAATCTGAGCATTGTTTACATAGCGATGAAACTGAAGACGATGTTTGGAAGTCACCTGACTGAggggaagtaaatacatttatcCAAATGTCACCCCATCGCCTGCTGActgaaataaaacgtttttCTGGGAACCAAGGTTGAGAAAACAAATACAGCTTAACATACAGCTACAAAAGTTAAGCCTAACCTCCCCAGTTAAGAACCCATCTACCAAGATTACAGTCAGCACACACCCTCAAAATAaatccagagatcactggttgACTAAGCACATCATGTAATTTTCTAAATCTTGAAGTAATCCTCCAGACATCTGTTGATTTACCCAGAAGGATAAGCTACATTCTACTCCAAAATTGTGAAAGCAATGTTTTTCACCACACCCCCAGAACAGACCCAGAGcgtatctcagcaagcaacaggcgcaaggcagggtgcaccATGGACAGGGTGCCTggccatcgcagggcagacacacagacacaaacacagatgcacactaactcacaccagagcctATATtgtattcccagaagccaattaacctgccagtacagcatgtctctggactgtgggaggaatctggagcacctagaggaaacccatgcaaacacagggagaacacactttgtcaaggaaaaaaaacaccttttataAAACTCTAGGATTCTGAGGACCTAAAAATCCACATGGACTTTATCTTCAGTTGCAAGAGGCTTTATTGcagagttttgttttaaaaaccaaagaCTGAAAAGAATGATCCTCCTTTCATACTACTGCACTGCAGAGGACTCTCCTGACACTGCTTCCTAAAACACAACTACTGCTAACACCAGCCAGCCCTATTCGTACAGTAACAGACCTCTAGTTATCCCCATGTGAGAACTGGGGACTTGCATTCCTTATTAACCAATTACTTAACGCCCACTGACCCCATTAACAAGTGTTAGACTGGAGACCTCTAGTGGCCAGACTTTGTTACTGCAGTCCTTCTGAAGGTCTACTTGTCGCAGCTACGTTCCAAAATCTCATCCGCCTTCTGTCCGCTGGAAGTGATAGAACAGAGTAACGCAGGAGCCTAAAACATCCTGCTTAAAAGACTCTTACATGCATGAGTTATGCTGGCGTAATCCATCATCTAAACTTTGAGCGGTTTGTAAAAATAAGTTAAACACGTCTGCACTTCTCCCAGGATTTAAAATAGTGTTATTCACATTCAATAATAACATACGTGTCAAGTGAGTGTGGCAAGTTTAGGCGTTAGTGTAGCACACCTTGTTTAGAGACTCTGGGAACAGCGAGGAGTAGTAACAGGAGCAGTGAAATCGATCTTCAGGAGACATAAAACACTGAAGGAACAACGCCCACGGGGACAGCAGCACTTGCACTGAAAATGGAGCGAAAGAATtaagttaaatatttaacttCCAAAAAGGCGGATTCAAGCTTGAAGGTACATAATGAAAAACTAAACATCCACTTTTTTTAAAGGTCCGTTTTAAAGTTCGTCTTACAGATTGAATCAACTGAAATTTCCAGATAATATTTAGCAAAACCTCAGATTTTCGAAAGATTTTGAAATTTAACAAAGTCAAACTTTGTTACTCCTTTATCTGATTTAGAATTTTTTCAGATGAACGACTCATTTCGAATCGCCACGGACTGTGtcgcttttatttttatcttttgacAATCGGACCGAATTTGCATCAATATattgagttttaaaaatgtttcttttctcatAGGTACAGTTCATTTTTGAAAGATTAAAACGTATTGATAGAAGAATGAGTGGAGCTGCACATAAACGTGTTGTCCCCGTTCTGACAAACGGGTTTACTTTCAACCGGTTTGAGTTTCCAGGTCTACAGCTCGTCAAACGGCAGATGAGATCTTGCAAAATTTGTAGGCCTGACCGACAAAGCAGATTCATTTCtctatttcaataaaaaagacGGTAAACGTCTGGAAAAGTTTTGCTTATGGGCACGTTTAATTTGAGCAGTGCCCCCTTCCGTCTCCATTCAGACAAGGGGACCTTCAATAGCGACCAGCGCTGTGGACTGCAGAAATCAGATGAAAACTCCCTTCCTTTTCTCAAACAACTGTATTCTCCCCAGCTCTTTGACATGAAGGGATAACGTCAACAGGTGACATTTAAACTTTCGAGGCGAGTAAAGAGGGCGGTGTCGGAGCCTGGAGGGAATGCAAAACACCCGTTTGCGACTCTTTTCCGGTTAACATGGGCTACCAGATCAACTCCAGGAACACAGGTAAGCGAACTTCCCTTGAAATCCCTGTTTTTTTACCCATCCAACTGCTGTTCGGGtagagaaatatttaaaactgtgGCCTCCGGGTAGGCTAATACGTCTTTCCAGCTCCGGTAAATTCAGTCACGGTACGCACTCAAAGGGTTACAGAGCTCTTAGAAAAAGGGTTTTGCGTTGTTCTGTTCCAACGAAGGAACCGATATGTTGGTCATCTCCTACAACCTATCTGCATATTAATGTCGCCGCGTATTGTCTCTagcaaaaaaaacgttttgttaGAAGCGCGAGTGTATTATTCTTCAAATGTAAAACCTTCTCTCCcccacaaatgttttttaaggtCATATTTATACTTTTATCGCAGTCATTTTTGGAAGTAGGCTACGTGTCCCAGGTAAAGCGGAAAACCATTTGCAGACAGCACTAGCAAACTAACCGGAACAAAAAGTCAGAACTCAAAGCCCCAGAAGCTGAATTCGTGCGTCCCTACAGACCCGGTCCAGTTTAATATCCCCTAGAAGGTGCCGACAGGGACTTTGCGCGTTTGTGCTTTTGCTAATTACGATATTAACACAAAAAGAACTGCCCCGTTGTATGTGCCTGTCTACTGTAT is a window from the Lepisosteus oculatus isolate fLepOcu1 chromosome 3, fLepOcu1.hap2, whole genome shotgun sequence genome containing:
- the LOC107076648 gene encoding uncharacterized protein, translated to MLHFYHGHHISVHRHSHNDGLTALRHTLDKRTVLDPPTHTLVRLAELVLTLNAFSFHNLFYQQVSGVAMGTRMGPRYANVFVGWVEERFFPSYTGYVPDLYKRYMDDCVGAATCSNDQLEFFLHHFTNFHPSLKYTVNISSTTLPFLDINFSINYPRLSTSVYYKPTDSHSYFLYSSFHPNHTKNSLLFSQFLGRRQLCSDDIDFKNQALEMYSFFINRGYPSSVLDRALARAKNTSRTINPIRNSRRNNRIPLVLPYHPNTLPIPRTINQNFSILRYDPSIRALFSDRPIISFRRPPNLRNLLVHSSLDRPQQPSTPGTLQQSSLYHLQVHIHHSLKVPQDNSGSPRQHLVPPATLFTVSLAVNAQPSTLEKQEGDSETASENTSGL